The DNA region CTCCAGTGATAGCGCGCCGGAAATCAATTGTTCCGTTCCGATAAGTGACTCAGCGGGGTATAGTCCCAGGCACTCTGGAAAGGAAACTATGGGGAGGTATTCATCTGAGGTGAATCTCGGTTTGCGAGCACATCTTAGGTTCCAACAGCGTGCTAATACTCGGCAATCCCGCATATTCACTCTGGTCTATCATCCAGAAGTACGCTCCTCAAAAACTAATATGATAAGCTACAGAAGGCTGAGATCAATGCTGGACACTTAATACCCAATGGATAGCAATGGGGAGATCAGGGCAGCTTCTTTAATATAAAAAGCGTTAACCACATGTTGAAAGCTCAGGGATCATGGACGCTAGCCAGTGAGCCAGAAGCGATGGCCTATTCGCCTTCAGCTTCTTTCGCTATATAGGCCCGCATAGCGCCAACCTTCGCATGCCCACTCAAAAGATTGCGAAACAACCTAGCCACAGCACGTGTAGCCTCGAGCCAATCTTCCTTCGAGCATAGGTTGTAACCTCGTGAGAATTTCAACTCGAAAACCTCGTCTTCTGAGCATCCCTTCGTATGAACCCTGGAAATAAAAATCGGCTTTGAAGATGCACGGGCTATGTGAAAACCATATCCGTGGAAGCCAAACACGTAGACTTCCTGGTCTTCCAAATTGGCGCCTCCCTGTCGTATGTTGAGACTTTTGGTGAGTTGGCCCAGCGTCACGCTGAGACTTCGAATAAGGAACACCCTTGCGCAAGCTTCGGCTTTTCTTAGGTAGGGTAATTGTCTCGATTTGTTTAAACATACTCGTGGTTCCTATGTCTTCAACAAGTCTCCATCGTTGAATATAGGAACAGTACTCGAGATAATCGTCAAAGAAGGTCCAGAATTCCTTTCTCCATCTGGCCAGTTTTCGGGGTCGATACCTTGTGCATTGTCGATGTGTTGGAAGACCCAGGGGATTAGATTCTCGACGTCATCTGGTTATGTCAGTGATAGGTATTGAAGATGGAATGGGTTCATCCTACCTTCGCGTTCAATGTCGATGATTCTGGGGATTAACCCGTCAAGGTCAACGATTCGAGACTGGATGGTTGTTGACATACTGTCGACTACAAGTGATATAGATGTGCTATATCATGATTGGCGCTGATGTCAAGGAGGTGCTGAGTCGCCCGCTAACCCCTGCATATGCATGTAATATTCGTTGTTCGTTCCTGAGAGCAAGACAAAATTCGGTGTAGAGCAATGCTTACGACCGGTTGTATCAAGCTTAGAATTATTTCCATGTCTCCCCGGGTTGAGAGAATGAGGATATTGTACCCTATAAAATCTTATTGACATCCAATTCCGATTTTATACTGCATCGTCTGGCGTCTGGCATGAACTTAATTACATTGAAAACATGGCTAGTCCCATCGTTTCACATTAGTATCGAACAGGCTCATGGTGTAACATTCCAAAATATCCATCAGGGTCCGTCCATAACCAAGATAAAACCAAAAGGGAAATAAGCCATCTAGAAAGCCTCCACAGACGGCAGCCATCTAAGCAGCAGCCTTGGTCCGGCTGCGCGTTCTACTACCAGGGCCATCAGTGGCAACCGTCGGCTTCGCAGCAGGGGTCTTAGCCTTCTTGCCGCGGCcgcccttcttcttgttctcctcCCCATTGGTTTCTTCCTTAGGGGCGGCTTTTCCGTTCTCGGCCTTTGTAGTGTCGTTCTCGTCGGTtttctgcttcttggttgTCGGCTCGCTTGATTCCTCTTCAGCGGCGGGCTTCTCTGTTTCAGCGGGCTCGGTGGCGCTAGTTTCATGTTCGCGCTTGTCGCCAACCTTGGGTTCCTCGGGTTTGTCCTCTGCTGGGGCCTCCTGATCTTTGGCTTCCTCGGTAGGCTTGGAGCCCTCCGCAGGTTTCGTCTGGTCCGCTGAGGCCAATTCACCGTGGCCGTTGGTTTGGTTCGTAGTTTCAATGTCCGTCTTGGTTTCGGCGCCTGCGTCGTTCGTGTTCTCTGTGGGTGATGCACGTCAGTTGCTGCGGAGGTGGGCGATGCCATTGCATGTAACGAGATGACCAGGAGCCAGAAGGCAACCAAAGGCATTGCGCTGACTGTCGAAGATATCAAATGTGCAAGGCACCTAGAGCCATAGACGTACCTTGAACGGTAGGCGCAGTTGGAATCTCAGTAGCTTCAGCAGCCATTGTGGGAGTTTGGAAAGGTAGGTGGGCACGTGCGTTTCGATTGAGAATTGATTTTGTTAAGACAGTAGAAGATGGTCGCGGACACTAGGCGACTTCAATTATGATAAACATGGAATCTACAGATGAAGGTGAAGTAGTAAGACAATGGGATGGTGATCACAATCGCGCAGCGCGAGGTGAGGTTGCCCAGTGACGTTGACTAAGACGGGTCTTCTTGGAGACGCTAACCCGATTCATGTGGAACTCAATCTCACTGGCATCCGGTTGCAGGAACACAGCAGACAAATCCCCAACGCACATTAAGATATCGTCGAAATAAGcaacattttttttttgatttcAAAAACAGCCTTTCCATAATTTTCTGGAATGCGAATAATACCGAAGCTTTAGTTGCGCTCCTGGTAAGAGGCAGCTTTCTGCCCTTTCTAGCGTGAATCGTGTGAATCTTGCCAAGAAGAGGAGATGGATAAAAAATTCCCCGACTTTCCGATCTGAGTGGAGAGTGAAATATGCGGAGTAGCAGCAATGCAGCGGTCTTGTGCATTTAAGACATAGACTTTCGCTATACGTAGCTGGCGATGGTTCAATGCTAAAGAAAACCTTGTGGTGGTGGCAACCTTTTTCCAAGGTTATGAGGCCATTGCAAATCGGGCTGACGAATCTCGTCTTTCACTCCGCTTCTGAACCGAGTTGGCGATCCATGACGTCGTCCACAATGAATATAACAAGCTATGCTGATCAACAAATGTAAGGACTTCAGGTCAATGAGAATTGCAAACGATCAAGAAGGCGCTCTTCCTCATCAGAGACACGGTAGGATGAATCTGATGTCGTCTCTGAGGCATCTTCACCGTTCAGTAGCCGTTGAATGTAGGGTGCAAGACGCGTAGCATCGCCAAATCGCTCTTGGTCAATTAGGAGACGAAGGGAGTGAAACCCGGCCTGAATAAGCATACCCCGGGCATTTTCAGATTGCCTTTTGATGCCGGGTTCCAGAAATTCCGAAGCTAACTGCTCCACTAATCGAAGGAACGGCCCAGCGTCCGGATGTGTGGGATGGTAAAGGAACAGGGAGTCGTTCAAGATATTATTCTGTGCCAGGGAAAACATGAATTCCATGTACTTCTCGTAAGGCGACACAGGAAGCTTTGTAGCTTGGGTGTGGTAGTGTCCAACAACCAGCCTGTTTAGCCTGAAGCCTGCAAACTTGAGCTTCCTTCGCTGGGCTTCGCTGTATTCCCCGTCGGGCTTGCCGGCCAAAGCCGAGGCCAATTGGCATGATTGGGTAAAGTATGTCACAGCAGATCCCAAGCCACGACCACACTCGACTTCTGCGTGCAGAAAATCGGCCAGACGGCTAAGGAAAGGTACGGAGTTGTCTGGATGGAGCAACCTGCTAGGTATCTCGGAGTCCGGACCCAGAAACACCCTTAACCAACCCATAATGGTATCCTGCATCCCCTCCGCAACCAGGAATTTGAACAAGTACTTAGTCGCTTCCCTCGACGCAAAGAGCTTCTCCCTCACTGCCGGTTCAGAGGCGAACCACCACGAGACAACCTTCGAACCGGCTCTTGTGACCTTCAAGGCCTGTGTGCGTTCATGCTTGGTATGCTTGCCCGTAGTAGAAAGGAGATACTGAGATTTCAAACACAGTGCCAGCCTCCCATTCGTCATTAGTCCTGATGCAGCCCATTCATCAAAGACGACCATCGGCTCTCTGGTTATTCTTTCATGGTATGCCGGCACACCTGGCTTCCGTTCTTTCAACGGGACCACCCGAAAGAGGGGATTCTCCAAGATGTTCTCAAAATGCTTGTCGGCCATATGCGCGGCAGAGTCGGACCTCACGGACTGCCCCCCGCCTTTGTTCGACCGCTCGGGAGCGGCGGACGTGGGATACTCATGGTCAAGCTGACGACGAAAGGAGGATGTAAGGGCACCAAGGAGTTGTTGAGATTCCCGGGGAGTTCGCGGCAACGGGTGATGAATCGAGGACCAAGTCTTTGGATTGAAAAGCGACGATTTTTTCATGACGACGAATCGATTACAAACATCGATTAGAGCAAAGTCGTAAATACAGTCGAAGGAAATGGTAGGCAGGAGTATCCCGTAAACGTTAAGAATACTAGGCAGATgttctgtacggagtaggcTAGAGATGGAGATTGAACCGCGACCGGCGGGCGGTGAGAGACAGAGTGGTACACTTCACCACTGGGTAGTAGTAGAAGATTTTGACAGGATAACCAGTGTGGGAGTCAAGAAAAGTATTAATTATATTATAGATAACAATTGATCTAGTAGCATAGACTGTAGTAAATAAATCAAGCAAGGGTCAATTATTGACGGGCGAAGAGCCTCCTTCGTTCTGCCGCTCGCTAAAGGCGCCGAAGAAAGAGGCCTGATGAGTGTCATTTCGACCTCTCGTCTGCCTCTCGTCGTCTGCAAAGCTTAagatcttctcttcttccttcttccctctctctctccctgcAACGCTCTCCTCCCCatccctcttctttctcccTTATTTCATCCCCTCGATCTTGAATTTTCCTCTactgtttctttttccttctttgtcTCTTTGTTCTTCGTCCGTCTGTGTGGTCGTTTGGTGCTGACCTCGGTGCCAATTCGTTGTTCGATTGATTCGACCAACTGACACCACACACTCACACCCACCCTCGCACACACACACGACATCACAACCTAACCTTTCCACTcgcctttttttctcttccttttttatCCACGCGTCGATTCCCTGGTTTTATCTCCATCGACAGGAGATAATCAGAGAATTCAACAGAAATCCTAATAAaaaaacgaagaaaaagaagacccAAAAATGTCTGAAGTTCAAACAAGAACACCTGCCTCCCGTGGCAGAGTATCCGCTCGTGGCGGCCGTGGTGGTTACAGCTCGAGAGGTGGTCGAGGTGGTAGATCTGCAAACAGTTCGGACAATGTCGCAGCAtttgaagaggaaggagagatcgggcagatgaagaagaaatacGCTAGCACCCTGCCCATGCTCAAGGAGTTGTTCTCGGACTGGTCAGACGAGGATCTTGTCTTTGCATTGGAAGACGCAGACGGTGAACTTGAGGAGGCAATTGAGCGCATCACCGAAGGTTCGTTCGTTCCTCCTTCCCCGCCTCCTTAGTGTTTGCTGCTATACGGACCGTCGCTTTGAATCTACTCTTGCTAACTACGATTTTTTCAATACTTCAACAGGTAACGTCTCACAGTGGGGTGAGGTAAAGAAGAAGTCTACAGACCGGACCCGCACCAAAGCGAAGGAAGCTCAGAACGTCCCGATCGAGACCCCCACAGCTCCTGTCCGAGGAGGCCGTGGACGTGCTGGATTTGAGAGTCGTGGACGTGCTCGCGGAGATCGTGGAGGTCGTGGTGGTCGCGGCGGTCGCGGAGGTGCTCCTACCAACGGATTCCGTGGTGCAGAGAAGCCAGCTGTCGTCCCCACAGTCGCCAGCACTGCGGGGACGGCGACATGGTCATCTGTTGCGGAGGGAACGGCCACCAAGACAGAGAAGCCGAGTGAGGAACAGCCAGCAGTTGCAGCAACCCCAGAGCCCGTGAATGAGCCCAAGGACACTGCCCCCAAGAGTAGTGTGATCCCTGAAGGAACAAAGAAAGGCTGGGCTAGTCTTTTTGCGAAACCTACACCGCCGCCTCAGCCTAAGCCAGCTGCCGCACCACCAGCTGCACCGCCCGTTTCCTCTCAAGAACGCCCGGTTGAGCCTGCAGCggagcagcagaagaaagCGCCTGAACCTGAACCTGAACCCGAGACTACCCCCGCTCCTCCTGCGGCTACAGCTCCCACACCCGCTCCTGCTCCAGTGGAAAAAGCTCCCGAACCAGCCATTCCCCCAGCGATCCCCAAGGTTGCTCCTCCTAGTGCTGCTACTCCTACCGCTCCTACAACGACCACTACCACAGACGCCGCTACGCCTGTGCCTTCTACCTCCGATGTTACGCCTGCGCAGGACGATTTGACGAGGACGAACCTCGAACAGATTCCCGACGCCTCTCACCCGGCTCCGACTGCTACGGCAGCTAGTGTTGTGGGAAGTGCGTTGGATCAGAACAACAACGCCACGCCTTCGCGGGGAACCCCCTCCATGTACCCCGCCAGTACTGTGAAGAGCGGCCGTGCTCCCGGCTTCCAGCGTCGCGTTATGGAACAGCAGGAAGCTGTTGTGATGCCTGGAAACCACGCCGTCGACCGTGCCGCTGTGCAGTTTGGTAGCATGGGATTGAATGGCGATGCCGCT from Aspergillus chevalieri M1 DNA, chromosome 2, nearly complete sequence includes:
- a CDS encoding uncharacterized protein (COG:S;~EggNog:ENOG410PT4E), yielding MKKSSLFNPKTWSSIHHPLPRTPRESQQLLGALTSSFRRQLDHEYPTSAAPERSNKGGGQSVRSDSAAHMADKHFENILENPLFRVVPLKERKPGVPAYHERITREPMVVFDEWAASGLMTNGRLALCLKSQYLLSTTGKHTKHERTQALKVTRAGSKVVSWWFASEPAVREKLFASREATKYLFKFLVAEGMQDTIMGWLRVFLGPDSEIPSRLLHPDNSVPFLSRLADFLHAEVECGRGLGSAVTYFTQSCQLASALAGKPDGEYSEAQRRKLKFAGFRLNRLVVGHYHTQATKLPVSPYEKYMEFMFSLAQNNILNDSLFLYHPTHPDAGPFLRLVEQLASEFLEPGIKRQSENARGMLIQAGFHSLRLLIDQERFGDATRLAPYIQRLLNGEDASETTSDSSYRVSDEEERLLDRLQFSLT